A region of Bradyrhizobium sp. SZCCHNS1050 DNA encodes the following proteins:
- a CDS encoding lytic murein transglycosylase — MAPEAAAPRPKPAPSMRAAACHNGQSFDRFLAELKQRAIAEGVSQRAIAAASPYLTYNQGIVNRDRGQRVFGQLFTEFAGRMAAPYRMQNGQQHIRMHAAAFARAEKEYGVPPAVIAAFWGLESDFGANMGNLPVLPSLVSLAYDCRRSERFQNETIAALKVIDRGDLAPEEMIGSWAGELGQTQFLPTHYVTYAVDYDGDGRRDLLRSAPDVIGSTANYIATGLKWRRGEPWLEEIRVPQAFPWEQADLTVKAPRSKWAGLGVTYADGRPLPNDALEASVLLPMGRNGPAFLAYANFAAYTEWNNSLIYSTTAAYLATRIAGAAPMRKASGPVAQLPFNEIKELQQLLVKAGFDVGKVDGVLGQQSRIAVKTMQVRLGLPADSWPTAELLVRMRGTPRAQAAPASATATR, encoded by the coding sequence ATGGCGCCGGAGGCGGCCGCACCACGTCCGAAGCCGGCGCCATCGATGCGCGCCGCGGCCTGCCATAACGGCCAGAGCTTCGACCGGTTTCTCGCCGAGCTGAAGCAACGCGCCATTGCCGAAGGCGTGTCGCAGCGCGCGATCGCGGCCGCCTCGCCGTACCTCACCTACAACCAGGGCATCGTCAATCGCGACCGCGGCCAGCGCGTGTTCGGTCAACTGTTCACCGAGTTCGCCGGCCGGATGGCCGCGCCCTACCGGATGCAGAACGGCCAGCAGCACATCCGGATGCATGCGGCAGCGTTCGCGCGCGCTGAGAAGGAGTATGGCGTGCCCCCGGCGGTCATCGCCGCGTTCTGGGGCCTGGAGAGCGATTTCGGCGCCAACATGGGCAATTTGCCGGTGCTGCCGTCGCTGGTGTCGCTGGCCTATGATTGCCGCCGCAGCGAGCGCTTCCAGAATGAGACCATCGCCGCGCTGAAGGTCATCGACCGCGGCGATCTCGCGCCGGAGGAGATGATCGGCTCCTGGGCCGGCGAGCTCGGTCAGACGCAGTTCCTGCCGACCCACTACGTCACCTATGCCGTCGACTATGACGGCGATGGCCGCCGCGACCTCCTGCGCAGCGCGCCCGACGTGATCGGCTCGACCGCGAACTACATCGCGACCGGACTGAAATGGCGCCGCGGCGAGCCGTGGCTGGAGGAGATCCGCGTGCCCCAGGCGTTTCCGTGGGAGCAGGCCGATCTCACCGTCAAGGCGCCGCGCAGCAAATGGGCCGGCCTCGGCGTGACCTATGCCGACGGCCGGCCGCTGCCGAACGATGCGCTCGAAGCCTCGGTGCTGCTGCCGATGGGCCGCAACGGCCCGGCGTTCCTGGCCTATGCCAATTTCGCCGCCTACACCGAGTGGAACAATTCGCTGATCTATTCGACCACCGCGGCCTATCTCGCCACCCGCATCGCCGGCGCGGCGCCGATGCGCAAAGCCAGCGGCCCGGTCGCGCAACTGCCGTTCAACGAGATCAAGGAGCTGCAGCAACTCCTGGTAAAGGCCGGCTTCGACGTCGGCAAGGTCGATGGCGTGCTGGGGCAGCAGAGCCGCATCGCGGTCAAAACGATGCAGGTGCGGCTCGGGCTGCCGGCCGATTCCTGGCCAACGGCGGAACTGCTCGTACGCATGCGCGGCACGCCGCGGGCGCAGGCGGCGCCGGCTTCAGCGACAGCGACACGGTAG
- a CDS encoding DUF1993 domain-containing protein codes for MSFYDSTVPAYLQILGSLSGLLSKAEAHCEAKKIAPEVLLGARLYPDMLPLSKQIQLACDFAAKGCARLSHSEVPSTPDTETTFAELRQRLARTIDYLKTFQPAQFEGADSRDVTFPSGPNTTLTLKGQDFVNRVSFPNFYFHAAIAHGILRHNGVEIGKRDFLGVA; via the coding sequence ATGTCCTTTTACGATTCGACCGTGCCGGCCTACCTCCAGATCCTCGGCAGCCTGTCCGGCCTGCTCAGCAAGGCCGAGGCCCATTGCGAAGCCAAAAAGATCGCCCCCGAGGTGCTGCTCGGCGCACGGCTGTATCCGGACATGCTGCCGCTCTCCAAGCAGATCCAGCTCGCCTGCGACTTCGCCGCCAAGGGCTGCGCGCGGCTTTCCCATAGCGAGGTCCCGAGCACGCCCGACACCGAGACGACGTTCGCCGAGCTTCGCCAGCGGCTTGCCAGAACCATCGATTACCTGAAGACGTTCCAGCCGGCGCAGTTCGAAGGGGCCGATAGCCGCGACGTCACCTTTCCAAGCGGGCCCAACACCACGCTGACCCTGAAGGGGCAGGACTTCGTCAACCGCGTCTCGTTTCCGAACTTCTATTTCCACGCCGCGATCGCCCACGGCATCCTCCGCCACAACGGCGTCGAAATCGGCAAGCGGGACTTCCTGGGCGTCGCCTGA
- the pgm gene encoding phosphoglucomutase (alpha-D-glucose-1,6-bisphosphate-dependent): MAKTDPAAGRPIANAALANIPRLITAYYALKPDPHEPTQRVAFGTSGHRGSSLKTGFNENHILATSQALCDYRRQQGLDGPLFVGIDTHALAEPALASALEVFGANGVEVMVDKDGGYTPTPVISHAIISYNKGRTAHLADGVVITPSHNPPEDGGYKYNPPHGGPADTDATAEIERQANVYLANDLDGVSRISYSQAKQRGSLHAYDYITPYVADLANTVDLDAVKAAGIKIGIDPLGGAAIAYWAPIIERYGLNAEIVNDVVDPTFRFMTADWDGKIRMDCSSPYAMASLIGMRERFDVAFANDTDADRHGIVTRSGGLMNPNHYLATAISYLFAHRPGWRSDAAIGKTIVSSSMIDRVARKLGRKLVETPVGFKWFVEGLGSGSFGFAGEESAGASFLKRDGTVWTTDKDGLILGLLAAEIMARRARDPSELYKELTAELGAPVYERIDVPASPPAKAALKALTPEMLNLKELAGDPVRMVHTKAPGNGQSFGGIKVETDYGWFAARPSGTEDVNKLYAESFRDAEHLKRIQSEAQAALAKVG; encoded by the coding sequence ATGGCCAAGACAGACCCCGCAGCCGGCAGGCCGATCGCCAATGCCGCGCTCGCCAACATTCCGCGGCTGATCACGGCCTATTATGCGCTGAAGCCCGACCCGCACGAGCCGACCCAGCGCGTCGCTTTCGGCACGTCGGGGCATCGCGGCTCATCGTTGAAGACCGGCTTCAACGAGAACCACATTCTCGCCACCAGCCAGGCGCTCTGCGACTACCGCCGCCAGCAGGGCCTCGACGGCCCCCTCTTCGTCGGCATCGACACCCACGCGCTGGCCGAGCCGGCGCTTGCCAGCGCGCTCGAAGTGTTCGGCGCCAATGGCGTCGAGGTGATGGTCGACAAGGACGGCGGCTACACACCGACGCCGGTGATCTCGCACGCCATCATCTCCTACAACAAGGGCCGCACGGCGCATCTCGCCGACGGCGTCGTCATCACGCCGTCGCACAATCCGCCGGAGGATGGCGGCTACAAATACAATCCGCCGCATGGCGGCCCCGCCGACACCGACGCGACGGCCGAGATCGAGCGGCAGGCCAATGTGTATCTGGCCAACGACCTCGATGGCGTATCGCGCATCAGCTACAGCCAGGCCAAGCAGCGCGGCTCGTTGCACGCTTACGACTACATCACGCCCTACGTTGCCGATCTTGCCAACACCGTCGATCTCGACGCCGTCAAGGCGGCCGGGATCAAGATCGGCATCGATCCGCTCGGTGGCGCGGCGATCGCCTACTGGGCGCCGATCATCGAGCGCTACGGTCTCAACGCTGAAATCGTCAACGACGTCGTCGATCCCACCTTCCGCTTCATGACCGCGGACTGGGACGGCAAGATCCGCATGGACTGCTCCTCGCCCTACGCGATGGCGAGCCTGATAGGCATGCGCGAGCGCTTCGACGTCGCGTTTGCCAACGACACCGACGCCGACCGCCATGGCATCGTCACCCGCTCGGGCGGGCTGATGAATCCCAACCACTATCTAGCGACGGCGATCTCCTACCTGTTCGCTCACCGGCCCGGTTGGCGAAGCGATGCCGCGATCGGCAAGACCATCGTGTCGAGCTCGATGATCGACCGCGTCGCACGCAAGCTCGGCCGCAAGCTCGTCGAAACCCCCGTCGGCTTCAAATGGTTCGTCGAGGGCCTCGGCTCCGGCAGTTTCGGCTTCGCCGGCGAGGAGAGCGCAGGCGCCTCGTTCCTGAAGCGCGACGGCACGGTGTGGACCACCGACAAGGACGGCCTGATCCTCGGGCTGCTCGCGGCCGAGATCATGGCCAGGCGCGCCCGCGACCCGAGCGAGCTCTACAAGGAGCTGACGGCCGAGCTCGGCGCGCCGGTCTATGAGCGCATCGACGTGCCGGCGAGCCCGCCGGCAAAGGCGGCGCTGAAGGCGCTGACGCCGGAAATGCTGAACCTGAAGGAGCTCGCCGGCGATCCCGTTCGCATGGTGCATACGAAGGCTCCGGGCAACGGCCAGTCGTTCGGCGGCATCAAGGTCGAGACCGACTACGGCTGGTTCGCGGCGCGACCCTCCGGCACCGAGGACGTCAACAAGCTCTATGCCGAGAGTTTTCGCGACGCCGAGCATCTCAAGCGGATCCAGAGCGAGGCCCAGGCGGCGCTGGCGAAGGTGGGATGA
- a CDS encoding zinc-dependent alcohol dehydrogenase, translating to MKALVWHGKEDIRCDTVSDPEIEHDRDAIIKVTSCAICGSDLHLFHNYIPAMMPGDIMGHETMGEVVEVGSGVNGKLKKGDRIVVPFTIICGECEQCRRGNFSVCETTNRNKHLAEKVFGHTTAGLFGYTHLTGGYPGGQAEYLRVPFADATHIKVPDGMTDEQALFLSDIFPTGWQAAAQCDIEPDDTVAVWGCGPVGQMAIRSAILLGASQVIAIDRIPERLAMAEAGGAIPINFDKESVVGRLNELTDNKGPEKCIDCVGFESHVTLAQPDSVIDRAKQMFMLENDRPHVLREIIYVCRPGGIVSIPGVYSGLSDMVPMGALMNKGLTIRTGQTHVNRWTDDLVQRIEDGQIDPSFVITHTVPLAQGPEMYRAFRDKQDSCVKVVLKP from the coding sequence ATGAAGGCGCTGGTTTGGCATGGCAAAGAGGACATTCGCTGCGACACCGTCAGCGATCCCGAGATCGAGCATGACAGGGATGCCATCATCAAGGTGACGAGCTGCGCGATCTGCGGCTCCGACCTGCATCTGTTCCACAACTACATCCCGGCGATGATGCCCGGCGATATCATGGGCCACGAGACCATGGGCGAGGTCGTCGAGGTCGGTTCCGGCGTCAACGGCAAGCTCAAGAAGGGCGATCGCATCGTCGTGCCCTTCACCATCATCTGCGGCGAATGCGAGCAGTGCCGGCGCGGCAATTTCTCGGTCTGCGAGACCACCAACCGCAACAAGCATCTTGCCGAGAAAGTGTTCGGACACACCACCGCGGGCCTGTTCGGCTACACGCATCTCACCGGCGGCTATCCGGGAGGCCAGGCCGAATACCTGCGCGTGCCGTTCGCCGACGCCACGCACATCAAGGTTCCCGACGGCATGACGGACGAGCAAGCGCTGTTTCTCAGCGACATCTTCCCGACCGGATGGCAGGCGGCCGCGCAATGCGACATCGAGCCGGACGATACGGTCGCTGTGTGGGGCTGCGGCCCGGTGGGACAGATGGCGATCCGCAGCGCCATCCTGCTCGGCGCCTCCCAGGTGATTGCGATCGACCGCATTCCGGAGCGGCTGGCGATGGCCGAGGCCGGCGGCGCCATCCCCATCAATTTCGACAAGGAGAGCGTGGTCGGGCGGCTGAACGAGCTGACCGACAACAAGGGCCCGGAGAAGTGCATCGATTGCGTCGGCTTCGAGAGCCACGTCACCCTTGCGCAGCCCGACAGCGTGATCGATCGCGCCAAGCAGATGTTCATGCTCGAGAACGACCGGCCGCACGTGCTGCGCGAGATCATCTATGTCTGCCGTCCCGGCGGCATCGTCTCGATCCCCGGCGTCTACAGCGGGCTGTCCGACATGGTGCCAATGGGCGCGCTGATGAACAAGGGCCTGACGATCCGCACCGGCCAGACCCACGTCAACCGCTGGACGGACGACCTCGTGCAGCGCATCGAGGATGGCCAGATCGACCCGTCCTTCGTCATCACCCACACCGTGCCGCTCGCGCAGGGACCTGAGATGTACCGCGCCTTCCGCGACAAGCAGGACAGCTGCGTCAAGGTCGTGCTGAAGCCATAA
- the mdoH gene encoding glucans biosynthesis glucosyltransferase MdoH, translating to MDAMTAAQPRPTYEASDASFLPAEAPLAMVPSPLNHAAPGRRAITSGGRIAFRRALIFAGTAALTLAGCYKMYEVVEVGGVTVLEGMVLVLFSILLAWIAFAFVCALAGFCALLGRRRDTIAIDIDGPLPSLSGRTAMLLPTYNEDPDAVMVRLRAMIESVAGTGQAERFDWFLLSDTTDPDIWIGEEAAFVDLRQSCGTDRVFYRHRADNVARKSGNIADWVQRFGAAYDYMIILDADSLMSGATVVRLAHAMENAPQAALIQTLPVIVNGTSLFARLQQFASRLYGPMIAAGNAWWYGAEGNYWGHNAIIRVAAFAQDAALPELPGRKPFGGHILSHDFIEAALMRRAGWGIYMTVDLDGSFEEVPPSLIDHAARDRRWCQGNLQHLAVLPARGLHWVSRLHLLIGIGAYVTAPLWFAFLVLGILISLQANFVRPEYFPKGFALFPTWPAQDPVLAAQVFAATLGLLMVPKLLACLVTLFTPTRRRGFGGGLRLCVAVLAETLLAALIAPSMMIFQSIAVIEILMGRDAGWQVQRRSDGGVSRQEILRKFALPTVCGLVMAASAYAVSVPLLAWMSPVIAGLVLSIPIGLLTGGRSTGARLFTTPEDRAPPPVLVRAKQLAENLRPDRRAALVELRQNAGLCRQHVASLPPPRRREPGDIDVDLATAKARIAGAGSFTQAIRFLSRREILAVLRDGATLEQLVALPA from the coding sequence ATGGACGCCATGACCGCAGCGCAGCCGCGTCCGACCTATGAGGCTAGCGACGCGAGCTTTCTCCCGGCCGAGGCGCCGCTCGCGATGGTGCCGTCGCCACTCAATCATGCCGCGCCCGGCCGACGTGCCATCACGAGCGGCGGCCGCATCGCATTCCGGCGCGCTCTCATCTTCGCCGGCACCGCGGCGCTGACGCTGGCGGGCTGCTACAAGATGTACGAGGTCGTCGAGGTCGGTGGCGTGACCGTGCTGGAAGGCATGGTACTCGTGCTGTTCTCGATCCTGCTCGCGTGGATCGCCTTTGCCTTCGTTTGCGCGCTGGCCGGCTTCTGCGCCCTGCTGGGGCGGCGGCGCGATACGATCGCGATCGACATCGACGGTCCCCTGCCCTCTTTGTCCGGCCGCACAGCCATGCTGCTGCCGACCTACAATGAGGATCCGGACGCGGTGATGGTGCGGCTGCGCGCCATGATCGAATCGGTCGCCGGGACGGGACAGGCCGAGCGCTTCGACTGGTTTCTGCTCAGCGACACCACCGATCCCGACATCTGGATCGGCGAAGAGGCTGCGTTCGTCGATCTGCGCCAATCCTGCGGCACAGATCGGGTGTTCTACCGCCACCGGGCCGACAATGTCGCCCGCAAGTCCGGCAACATCGCCGACTGGGTGCAGCGCTTCGGCGCGGCCTACGACTATATGATCATTCTTGATGCCGACAGCCTGATGAGCGGCGCGACCGTGGTCCGGCTGGCCCATGCCATGGAGAACGCGCCGCAGGCGGCGCTGATCCAGACCCTGCCCGTGATCGTCAACGGCACCAGCCTGTTCGCGCGGCTGCAGCAGTTCGCGAGCCGGCTGTACGGCCCGATGATCGCGGCCGGCAATGCGTGGTGGTACGGCGCGGAAGGCAATTACTGGGGCCACAATGCGATCATCCGGGTCGCGGCCTTCGCGCAAGACGCGGCGCTGCCCGAGCTCCCCGGGCGCAAGCCGTTCGGCGGACATATCCTGAGCCACGATTTCATCGAGGCCGCCCTGATGCGCCGCGCCGGCTGGGGAATCTACATGACGGTCGATCTCGACGGCAGCTTCGAGGAGGTGCCGCCGTCCCTGATCGATCATGCCGCGCGCGACCGGCGCTGGTGCCAGGGCAATCTGCAGCATCTCGCCGTGCTGCCGGCGCGCGGCCTGCACTGGGTGTCGCGGCTGCATCTGCTGATCGGCATCGGCGCCTATGTCACCGCGCCGTTGTGGTTTGCCTTTCTCGTGCTCGGCATCCTCATCTCGCTGCAGGCCAACTTCGTCAGGCCCGAATATTTCCCCAAGGGCTTTGCGCTGTTTCCGACCTGGCCGGCCCAGGACCCGGTGCTCGCCGCCCAGGTCTTCGCGGCGACGCTCGGCCTGCTCATGGTGCCGAAGCTGCTCGCCTGCCTCGTCACGTTGTTCACGCCGACGCGACGCCGAGGCTTTGGCGGCGGGTTGCGCCTCTGCGTCGCCGTGCTGGCGGAAACGCTGCTCGCGGCCCTGATCGCGCCTTCGATGATGATCTTCCAGTCGATCGCCGTGATCGAAATCCTGATGGGGCGCGACGCCGGCTGGCAGGTGCAGCGCCGCAGCGACGGCGGCGTGAGCCGGCAGGAGATCCTTCGCAAATTCGCGCTGCCGACGGTATGCGGCCTGGTCATGGCGGCGAGCGCCTATGCTGTCTCCGTCCCCCTGCTGGCCTGGATGTCGCCGGTCATCGCCGGCCTCGTGCTGTCGATTCCGATCGGTCTGCTCACGGGCGGCCGCAGCACCGGCGCGCGCCTGTTCACGACGCCCGAGGATCGCGCTCCGCCGCCGGTGCTGGTCCGCGCCAAGCAGCTTGCGGAGAATCTGCGGCCGGATCGCCGGGCGGCGCTGGTCGAACTGCGCCAGAACGCCGGTCTCTGCCGCCAGCACGTTGCGTCCCTGCCGCCGCCTCGGCGTCGCGAGCCGGGCGACATCGACGTCGACCTCGCCACCGCCAAAGCGCGGATCGCGGGGGCCGGCTCGTTCACGCAGGCGATCCGCTTCCTGTCGCGCCGTGAGATCCTGGCCGTGCTCAGGGATGGCGCGACGCTGGAGCAGCTCGTCGCACTTCCCGCATGA
- a CDS encoding TadE/TadG family type IV pilus assembly protein encodes MLAGNRYLRLLSRFRRDQSGNIAIIFALALLPILAFVGSAIDYSMAVRAKAKLSASMDAAMLAATGYTAMRGAASDAKTAATNMFNGQMSAHNLAADSLNIDISDSVTARTVTGSATVVVKTAFMHMFGYPTMTVSASSSASASFPTYMDFYVLLDNSPSQGLGATTADMTTLQNATSDKCAFACHDTYTSSSKKTLQTNSYYSIAKKKGVTMRIDVVRSATQSLTDTATASQVVSNQYRMAVYSLGSDCGSLGLTTIASLSSSMSSVKSSVGSLDLMTIPYSGYNNDMCSDFDGAMSAMNGVIPTQGDGSSTSPQKWLFFVSDGVADYSYPTTCSKTVLSGGRCQEPLNTTTCDALKARGIKIAVLYTTYLAITNNSWYTTYIAPWRDSISGIMKSCASPGYYYEVDSSGSIGAALTALFQQAIASAHLTK; translated from the coding sequence GTGCTGGCCGGAAATAGATACCTCAGGCTACTGTCGCGGTTCCGTCGCGACCAGAGCGGCAACATCGCGATCATCTTCGCGCTTGCTTTGCTCCCGATCCTCGCCTTCGTCGGCTCGGCGATCGACTATTCGATGGCCGTGCGCGCCAAGGCGAAGCTGTCGGCTTCGATGGACGCCGCGATGCTGGCCGCGACCGGCTACACCGCCATGCGCGGCGCCGCGTCGGACGCCAAGACGGCGGCGACCAACATGTTCAACGGCCAGATGTCGGCGCACAATCTGGCGGCGGACTCGCTGAACATCGATATCAGCGATAGCGTCACCGCGCGGACCGTGACCGGCAGCGCCACCGTGGTGGTCAAGACGGCCTTCATGCACATGTTCGGCTACCCGACCATGACGGTCTCGGCCTCGTCGTCGGCTTCGGCCTCGTTCCCGACCTACATGGACTTTTACGTTCTGCTCGACAACTCGCCGTCGCAGGGTCTCGGCGCGACCACGGCCGACATGACGACGCTGCAGAATGCGACGTCCGACAAGTGCGCCTTCGCCTGCCACGACACCTATACGTCCAGCTCGAAGAAGACGCTGCAGACCAACAGTTATTATTCCATCGCCAAGAAGAAGGGCGTGACGATGCGCATCGACGTCGTCCGGAGCGCGACGCAGTCGCTCACGGACACGGCGACCGCCAGCCAGGTCGTCAGCAACCAGTACCGCATGGCGGTGTACAGCCTGGGCAGCGACTGCGGCTCGCTCGGCCTGACGACCATCGCCAGCCTGTCCTCGAGCATGTCCTCGGTGAAATCGTCGGTCGGTTCGCTCGACCTGATGACGATCCCCTACAGCGGCTACAACAACGACATGTGCAGCGATTTCGACGGTGCGATGTCCGCGATGAACGGCGTCATCCCGACCCAGGGCGATGGCTCGTCGACCAGCCCGCAGAAATGGCTGTTCTTCGTCTCCGATGGCGTCGCCGACTATTCCTATCCGACCACCTGCAGCAAGACAGTTCTCTCGGGCGGCCGCTGCCAGGAACCGCTGAACACGACGACCTGCGATGCGTTGAAGGCTCGTGGCATCAAGATCGCCGTGCTCTACACCACCTATCTCGCGATCACCAACAACAGCTGGTACACGACCTATATCGCGCCATGGCGGGATTCGATCAGCGGCATCATGAAATCGTGCGCCAGCCCGGGCTACTACTACGAGGTCGATTCGAGCGGCAGCATCGGCGCAGCGCTTACCGCGCTGTTCCAGCAGGCGATCGCATCGGCGCATCTGACCAAATAG
- a CDS encoding glucan biosynthesis protein G codes for MNRRQFIQSAAAIPVAASLTRSASAAPPAAQPFNAAYVRDLARNLAAKPYAAPDDKLPDALAKLNYDAYRSIRFLPDHALWRSENLPFQAQFFHRGSIYKDRVEIYEVADGKASPVAYRPEDFAFGQQVPAFPAADLGFAGFRVHAPMNRPDYYDEVCVFLGASYFRAVAKGEIYGLSARGLSIDTGEAKGEEFPVFKAFWLEKPTQGATAMVVHALLDSKSATGSYRFTIRPGETTVFDVEASLYPRVEIAHAGLAPMTSMFFFGPNDRNDVDDFRPAVHDSDGLAMFNGKGEQLWRPLSNPRDLQVSVFNDLNPRGFGLMQRERTYTAYQDLESHFERRPSLWIEPIGDWGDGAVVLFEIPTNQEIHDNIAAFWRPKTPLAAKGEHNMTYRLHWGPDVPKPNTLARFTRTGVATRGEGRLFVLELQGDALKSLDPNIVKGVVSAAKSEVTNIVAQPNPETQGWRLSFQCAVGDAPVELRAELVANDKPVSETWVYRWTP; via the coding sequence TTGAATCGCCGTCAGTTCATTCAATCTGCGGCTGCGATCCCGGTCGCCGCATCCTTGACGCGGAGCGCATCAGCCGCGCCGCCTGCGGCGCAGCCGTTCAATGCGGCCTATGTGCGCGACCTCGCGCGCAATCTCGCCGCCAAGCCCTACGCTGCGCCGGATGACAAGCTGCCGGACGCGCTGGCGAAGCTGAACTACGACGCCTACCGCTCGATTCGGTTCTTGCCGGACCATGCGCTGTGGCGCAGTGAGAACCTGCCGTTCCAGGCGCAGTTCTTCCATCGCGGCTCGATCTACAAGGACCGGGTCGAGATCTATGAGGTTGCGGACGGCAAAGCCAGCCCCGTGGCCTATCGACCCGAGGACTTTGCATTCGGTCAGCAAGTCCCGGCCTTCCCGGCGGCCGATCTCGGCTTTGCCGGCTTCCGCGTCCACGCGCCGATGAACCGGCCGGACTACTACGACGAGGTCTGTGTGTTCCTCGGCGCGAGCTATTTTCGCGCCGTCGCCAAGGGCGAGATTTACGGACTGTCGGCGCGCGGGCTCTCGATCGACACCGGCGAGGCCAAGGGCGAGGAGTTTCCGGTGTTCAAGGCGTTCTGGCTGGAGAAGCCGACGCAAGGCGCCACCGCAATGGTGGTGCATGCGCTGCTCGACAGCAAGAGCGCGACGGGCTCCTACCGGTTCACGATCCGCCCTGGCGAGACCACCGTATTCGACGTCGAGGCATCGCTGTATCCGCGCGTCGAGATCGCTCACGCCGGACTGGCGCCGATGACCAGCATGTTCTTCTTCGGACCCAACGACCGCAACGACGTCGACGATTTCCGCCCCGCCGTGCACGATTCCGACGGGCTTGCGATGTTCAACGGCAAGGGCGAGCAGTTGTGGCGCCCCCTGAGCAATCCGCGCGACCTGCAGGTCAGCGTGTTCAACGACCTCAATCCGCGCGGCTTCGGCCTGATGCAGCGGGAACGGACATACACCGCCTATCAGGATCTCGAATCGCATTTCGAACGGCGGCCGAGCCTGTGGATCGAGCCGATCGGCGACTGGGGTGACGGCGCGGTGGTGCTGTTCGAGATCCCCACCAACCAGGAAATCCACGACAACATCGCCGCCTTCTGGCGGCCGAAGACGCCGCTCGCGGCCAAGGGCGAGCACAACATGACCTATCGCCTGCATTGGGGGCCCGATGTGCCGAAGCCGAATACGCTGGCGCGCTTCACGCGCACTGGCGTGGCCACCCGCGGCGAAGGCCGGCTGTTCGTTCTCGAGCTCCAAGGCGACGCCTTGAAGAGCCTCGATCCGAACATCGTCAAGGGCGTGGTCAGCGCGGCGAAATCCGAGGTGACGAACATCGTCGCGCAGCCGAACCCGGAGACGCAAGGTTGGCGGCTCAGCTTCCAATGCGCGGTCGGCGATGCGCCGGTCGAGCTCAGGGCCGAACTGGTTGCCAACGACAAGCCCGTATCCGAAACCTGGGTCTATCGATGGACGCCATGA